Proteins encoded within one genomic window of Eurosta solidaginis isolate ZX-2024a chromosome 1, ASM4086904v1, whole genome shotgun sequence:
- the Dhod gene encoding dihydroorotate dehydrogenase (quinone), mitochondrial isoform X1, whose amino-acid sequence MRLSYFLRAVPVREPVYPKGRNKLKSLALVTTGATIFYVGVSIYKGNEKFYKNTLMPLMRYLPAEMSHNLALLACKYKVFPAPAQPDAQNLAVAFFDKPISNPIGIAAGFDKQGEAVEGLSKLGFGFVEIGSVTPEPQPGNPTPRVFRLFNDKAIINRYGFNSQGHKAVFERLNELKSARGYEGVLGVNLGKNKTTDSPIADYVSGVKVFGPVANYLVVNVSSPNTPGLRDLQGKKELEQLLTSIVEARNSLPANNQVPILLKISPDVNKEDLKDIVGVINKKACRVDGLIVSNTTLARENLKEIELAHESGGLSGTPLRSKSTQLIADVYAQTGGKIPIIGVGGISSGRDALEKLEAGATYLQFYTAFIYEGPPAVTRIKKELSQLLDEKGYKSVQEAVGKNYKNYLNK is encoded by the exons ATGCGTCTGTCATATTTTCTAAGAGCAGTACCTGTGAGGGAGCCGGTATACCCAAAAGGAAGA AACAAGTTAAAGTCATTGGCTCTTGTCACAACTGGAGCTACCATCTTTTATGTGGGTGTTAGCATTTATAAAGGAAACGAGAAGTTCTATAAGAACACATTAATGCCTTTAATGCGTTACCTACCTGCAGAGATGAGCCATAACTTGGCACTGCTAGCTTGTAAGTATAAAGTATTTCCAGCTCCAGCACAACCGGACGCGCAAAACTTG GCTgttgcattttttgataaaccAATTTCAAACCCCATTGGAATTGCTGCTGGCTTTGATAAGCAAGGTGAAGCTGTTGAGGGTTTGTCAAAATTAGGATTTGGTTTTGTGGAAATTGGTTCCGTAACACCTGAACCACAACCAGGTAATCCAACTCCGCGCGTCTTTCGTTTATTTAACGATAAGGCTATTATAAATCGGTATGGCTTCAACAGCCAAGGTCATAAAGCAGTCTTCGAGCGTTTGAATGAGCTTAAAAGTGCACGCGGATATGAAGGTGTGTTGGGCGTGAATCTTGGAAAAAATAAAACCACAGATTCCCCAATAGCAGATTATGTTAGTGGAGTTAAAGTATTTGGACCAGTGGCTAACTATTTAGTAGTTAATGTGAGCAGTCCTAATACACCCGGACTACGTGATTTACAGGGAAAGAAAGAGCTTGAACAGTTATTAACGTCAATCGTTGAAGCACGAAATTCATTGCCAGCTAATAATCAAGtaccaattttattaaaaatttcaccAGATGTTAATAAAGAGGATCTAAAAGATATTGTTGGTGTTATAAACAAGAAAGCTTGCCGTGTTGATGGCCTTATAGTATCCAACACAACATTAGCACGTGAAAATTTGAAGGAAATTGAGTTGGCCCATGAGTCGGGCGGGTTAAGTGGCACGCCATTGCGTTCGAAGTCGACACAGCTTATTGCAGATGTTTACGCACAAACTGGAGGCAAAATTCCAATTATTGGTGTTGGTGGAATCTCATCGGGTCGAGATGCATTAGAAAAATTGGAAGCGGGTGCCACCTATTTACAATTTTATACTGCATTTATATACGAAGGACCTCCGGCAGTGACGCGCATTAAGAAAGAGTTATCACAACTTTTGGACGAGAAAGGTTACAAAAGCGTACAAGAAGCAGTtggtaaaaattacaaaaactatCTTAATAAATGA
- the Dhod gene encoding dihydroorotate dehydrogenase (quinone), mitochondrial isoform X2, giving the protein MPLMRYLPAEMSHNLALLACKYKVFPAPAQPDAQNLAVAFFDKPISNPIGIAAGFDKQGEAVEGLSKLGFGFVEIGSVTPEPQPGNPTPRVFRLFNDKAIINRYGFNSQGHKAVFERLNELKSARGYEGVLGVNLGKNKTTDSPIADYVSGVKVFGPVANYLVVNVSSPNTPGLRDLQGKKELEQLLTSIVEARNSLPANNQVPILLKISPDVNKEDLKDIVGVINKKACRVDGLIVSNTTLARENLKEIELAHESGGLSGTPLRSKSTQLIADVYAQTGGKIPIIGVGGISSGRDALEKLEAGATYLQFYTAFIYEGPPAVTRIKKELSQLLDEKGYKSVQEAVGKNYKNYLNK; this is encoded by the exons ATGCCTTTAATGCGTTACCTACCTGCAGAGATGAGCCATAACTTGGCACTGCTAGCTTGTAAGTATAAAGTATTTCCAGCTCCAGCACAACCGGACGCGCAAAACTTG GCTgttgcattttttgataaaccAATTTCAAACCCCATTGGAATTGCTGCTGGCTTTGATAAGCAAGGTGAAGCTGTTGAGGGTTTGTCAAAATTAGGATTTGGTTTTGTGGAAATTGGTTCCGTAACACCTGAACCACAACCAGGTAATCCAACTCCGCGCGTCTTTCGTTTATTTAACGATAAGGCTATTATAAATCGGTATGGCTTCAACAGCCAAGGTCATAAAGCAGTCTTCGAGCGTTTGAATGAGCTTAAAAGTGCACGCGGATATGAAGGTGTGTTGGGCGTGAATCTTGGAAAAAATAAAACCACAGATTCCCCAATAGCAGATTATGTTAGTGGAGTTAAAGTATTTGGACCAGTGGCTAACTATTTAGTAGTTAATGTGAGCAGTCCTAATACACCCGGACTACGTGATTTACAGGGAAAGAAAGAGCTTGAACAGTTATTAACGTCAATCGTTGAAGCACGAAATTCATTGCCAGCTAATAATCAAGtaccaattttattaaaaatttcaccAGATGTTAATAAAGAGGATCTAAAAGATATTGTTGGTGTTATAAACAAGAAAGCTTGCCGTGTTGATGGCCTTATAGTATCCAACACAACATTAGCACGTGAAAATTTGAAGGAAATTGAGTTGGCCCATGAGTCGGGCGGGTTAAGTGGCACGCCATTGCGTTCGAAGTCGACACAGCTTATTGCAGATGTTTACGCACAAACTGGAGGCAAAATTCCAATTATTGGTGTTGGTGGAATCTCATCGGGTCGAGATGCATTAGAAAAATTGGAAGCGGGTGCCACCTATTTACAATTTTATACTGCATTTATATACGAAGGACCTCCGGCAGTGACGCGCATTAAGAAAGAGTTATCACAACTTTTGGACGAGAAAGGTTACAAAAGCGTACAAGAAGCAGTtggtaaaaattacaaaaactatCTTAATAAATGA